The Imtechella halotolerans DNA window AGAATCTATCCGATCTTGTGACACATCCTTTCTCAGTGTCCAATTAGTCACCCTATGCCTTGCTGCGTTAGTTCCAGTTATCAAACTCACTCTTGATGGTGAACAAACAGGTGTTGCATATGCTTGCGTAAATTTTACACCTTTTGCTGCCAATCGTTCCATATTAGGAGTATTAAACTGAGTATTTAGTTCTGTGTGTCGATCCCAAAAAGGAACCGAAGTATCTTGCCAACCCATGTCATCCACTAAAAATACAATGATGTTTGGAGGAGACTTAGTGACCTCTCTATGTGTAGTCTTACATGCAAGACTCAAGCAAAACACTAGAATGATTAATAGAAGTCTCATTTTGTAAGTTCCTTAAGATATTGATTAAGTATAATAGTCTCATTAGAGGAAAGTGAAATCGTTTTCTTACGGTCTTTATACACTAATGTTGCCTTGGTATCTTCTTTAGATACCAATTCTATTCTTTCAATGGTATGCTCTTTCCATTTAATACTGACTTGTATATTTCCTCGTGCTTTAAGACCGGTTACTTCACCAGAATCCCAGCTCTCAGGGAGGGCAGGTAAAAGTCTTATAAAACCCTCATGTGACTGCATTAGCATTTCCGCAACCCCGGCAGTAAATCCAAAATTACCATCAATTTGAAATGGAGGGTGCATATCGAAAAGATTATCAGCCGTGGAAATCTCTAAAAACTTTTGAATATTCGTTTGTGCAGCTACAGCATCCTGCAAACGAGCATTAAAATTTATCATCCAAGCACGACTCCAACCAGTTCCTGCACCCCCATGCTGTAATCTATAATCAATAGTTTTTTTAGCTGCCTCAAAATGAGCCGACGTCTTTTGAGTTATAGAAATCCCTGGATGTAGGGCATAAAGCTGAGACATATGTCGATGTCCCTTTTCTGGTTCTTCTACTGGTTTTGTCCATTCTAAAATTCTGCCATCGGGTCCCAGAACCACTCCTGGATGTATTTTTTTAAGTTTAGATTTCACTTCTTGAACAAAATCATCATTAATTTTTAGAATAGAGGCTGCCTTTAATGTATTATTAAATACTTCACCTATTATTTGATGACCCATAGCAGCTCCATGGGAGACGGCTGCAGGTGTACCATCAGGTGCCATATAAGAGTTTTCCGGAGATGTTTCAGGGGAAGAAACCCATGTCTTTGAGTCTTGATCATATATAAGCCAATCCAAGTAAAATTCAGCCAACGCTTTCATTGCTGGCCAGGCTCTATTTTTTAAAAAATCTATATCGTTAGTGTAGGAATAATGCTCCCAATAATGTTGAGCTAACCAACCACCACCATGAATCCATGCCCCCCAATAAGCGCGTTCTGCATGCATCCAGGCTGGAGCCCAAATATCAGAAGTATGATGTATCACAGCTCCTCTATGAATTCCATACTGATCCTTGGCCGTTATTCTACCTCTATTGATAAGTCGGTCTGTATAGTCGAAAAGAGGGGAATGACATTCACTTAAATTAGTTACCTCTGCAGGCCAATAATTCATTTGCAAATTGACATTCAGGTGATAGTCGGCATTCCAAGGTGCACGAATATGTTCATTCCATATCCCTTGTAAATTTGCAGGGTTAGTTCCAGGACGTGAGCTAGATATGAGCAAATACCTTCCGTATTGAAAAAGGAGGGCTGAAAGTGCTTTGTCCGTTCCTCCATCTTTTATCTTTTTCAATCTTTCATCAGTCGGTATTTTATTAAATTCATTACCACCAAGGTCTAAGGTAACTCTTTTATACAATGACTGATAATCAGCAACATGAGCTGACAACATCTCATTATAAGAAAGTTCTTGTACTTGACCTAGCAATTGTTCATTATATGACTCGTAATTATTACCATGATAAAACGATGTACTTCCCACAAGAAGTAAAACAGCTTCATTTACATTCTTCAATTCAAGAATACCATCCTTACTAACAACTATACCTCCATTGTTTTTGACTACTAACCTGGTATCAAATTTCACACCGTAGTCAAGTGGTTTTGCCTCCGAATTTAATCTGCCCCCATTTTGTGTCACCATACCTTTCATTTGGATTTGGTTAGGAGCAGGAGACGATACTTGAACCGTATTAAAACCCTCATCCTTAGGTCGGTTCATACGTAAAGTAGCATCCATTCCTTTGGGATTAGTAGTAGTATATCTAATAATCAACACATTGTGAGGCGCAGAAGCAAAGACCTCTTGAGTATAATTATAACCCTCTGAATTATAGGAAGTTGTTGCTACAGCAGTTTCAATATCCAACTCTCGATAATAATTTGCTACTTTTTTTGTTGAAAAATCAATGTACAAATCACCCATTGTTTGATGAGATCGCACCACACCCTTATTTGAAAAACGGGTTACTATCTCTTCATCGGCTTTATGATACTGCCCTTCTTTAAGCAACTGCCGGATATATACCAAATCTTCAGGAGTTCCTTTAGAATCTCCCCAATCAGGTCCACCTGGCCACATGGAGTCTTCATTTAACTGAATACGTTCATTTATTGGTTGTCCAAAAATCATAGCCCCAAGACGACCATTACCAACTGGCAAAGCTTCCATCCATTTAGTCGCTGGTTCCTTATACCAAAGTCTTTCCTTACTTTGTGAATTTTGGGCATTGGCAGTTGCAAAAAACAATACTACTACCAACAATAATGAGTTCTTATCCATGACTTTTTACTGATTATAAACTATAAAAATTTACTGCATTCGTATGCATAATTTGTTTCTTCTCTGTTAGCGAAAACTCTTGAAAATAGCTATTGATTGGCATTAACATCTCATTGTAATTACACGACAACAGACAAACAGGCCAATCTGACCCAAACATGATTCTTTGGGTGCCAAATTCACTAACAACAACATCTAAAAATGGATAAAACATTTCCTTATTCCATTTAAAAAAATCTGTTTCCGTAACCATTCCTGACAACTTACAGTAGACATTTTCATGTGAAGCAAGGGCTTCCATGTATTTTTTCCAATGGGTACTTACCCCCTTTGAAATCTTTGGTTTTGCCATGTGGTCGATAACAAATAGCTGATTAGGAAACTTTTTAACAAATGCTAAAGCTTCTTCCAACTGATGTTCATATATTAAAAGATCATAGGTACACCCAAAGGTTTGTAACTGCTCCATTCCACTGAGGAAATCGTTTTGCATTAAAAAACCAGGAGCTTCCACCTGAACTATATGTCGTACCCCCTTAAACAAAGAGTTAGTTTTAAAAAAAGCCAGGCGTTCACTTATATTACTAGCCCTTAGGTCAACCCAACCTACAACTCCATTTATGAACTTATTTTGAGTAGCCAAATCAAGTAAAAACATGGTTTCCTCTTCGGATTGATCTGCCTGAACAGCCACACACCCCTTCACTCCGTTACTCTTCACTAAGGGCTCTAAATCTTCTGGTAAAAAATCACGTTGAAGCACTTGCATTGAATTATCTATCCAAGTATCACGAGAAGGATTATATTTCCAAAAGTGTTGATGGCTGTCAATCATATCTGTGGTTAATTAGATTCTATTTTATCAAATCCTTTAGCCAACTGTTTGGAGCTACCCAATCCTGTAATTCCTAATTCTACAACATCGCCTGGAGTTAAATATCGCTGAGGGTTCAATCCCATACCAACTCCGAAAGGAGTCCCTGTAGAGATGATATCCCCTGGAAGCAAAGTCATAAACTCACTTATATAACTTACCAAAGTTGGAATATCAAATACAAAGTCTGAAGTATTACTATTTTGCTTAAGCTCACCATTTACTGTAAGCCAAAGATCCAAATCGTGTGGATTAGGTATTTCTTCTTTAGTAGCTAGAAACGGACCTAATGGTGCAAATGTATCACAGCTTTTTCCTTTTACCCATTGTCCGTAACGCTCTAACTGAAATTCTCGCTCACTATAATCATTGTGTAACATATAACCCGCAACATAATCCATGGCTTTCTCTTTAGAAACATAGGATGCTTTTTCACCTATAACAACAGCCAACTCAACTTCCCAATCAGTTTTCACACTATTTCGAGGAATTATTAAATCATCATTAGGCCCAACAATAGCGGTAGTAGCCTTAAAAAACAAAACGGGCTCCTTAGGAACCTCCATTCCACTTTCCGCAGCATGTTTAGCATAATTAAGCCCTACACAAACTAATTTAGAAGGTCTACATACAGGAGGCCCTAAACGTTCATTTTCATCAACAACAGGACAATCATTTTGATTAGATTCCAGCCATTTTTTCAATTTACCTAATCCATTTGATTCAAAAAACTGTTCATTATAGTCACTGCCAAATAGTGAAACATCTATTCGTTTACCATCTTCCAATTGTACTCCAGGTTTTTCATAACCCGGTTTCCCAAATCGTATAAGTTTCATTTTATATTAATTTAATTTCCATTAAGTTTTATAAATCCTCCATCAATAGGAAAATCAGTCCCTGTAATAAATGTTGCCTTATCAGAACATAAATACAATGCCAGAAAAGCTACTTCGTCCGGTGTTCCCATTCTTCCAATGGGTTGTGTTTTGGATAATTTTTCAAACATTTCTTGTTCTCTACCAGGATAATTTTTTTGTAAAAATCCATCTACAAAAGGTGTATGGATTCGTGCTGGAGATATACTATTGCACCGAATTCCAAAAGAAAGATAATCTTTGGCTACTGACAAGGTCATGGTACTAACGGCACCTTTTGACATTGAATAAGCAAACCTATCTGATATTCCCACCGAAGCGGCTATGGATGCCATATTAATAATAACGCCTCCATTTATCTTCATAAACGGAATCGATGCGTGAATACAATTATAAATTCCCTTTATATTTACATTATAAATACTATCTAAGACAGATTCTGAGGTGTTTTCCACATTCCCTACATGGGCAATCCCGGCATTATTAACCAAGATATCTATAGTGCCTTTACTAGCAATCGATGCTATAAGTTCCTTTACTTGAGTATGATTAGACACATCACATTGATGAAAAAAAGCCTGACCACCACTCTTCTCAATATCATTTACAGTAGCCATTCCATTTACTGTGTTAAACTCAAGGATATGGACAATAGCTCCAGCGGATGCAAATGTTGTACTAATAGCCTTACCAATACCACTTGCACCTCCTGTAACAATGGCTGTTTTATTTTCTAAACTGAATAATGTCATTACTTTATTAAATTTAAATAGTACACCTCTATAACGATACCCCTCGTTTCCATGGAATAAAATCATCTTGACCTAAGGAAGCAGCCTTAGTTTGCTTTCGACCACTAGAGACTTCAATAATTAGATTCATTAACTGATCAGCCAATGTATCCATTGAAATTCCAGCTGATATAATTTTCCCTGCATCAAAATCAATTATATCTTTCATCCGCTCTGGCAATACTGAATTGGATGAAATTTTAAGGACTGGACATATTGGATTTCCCGTAGGAGTTCCCAATCCAGTAGAAAATAAAATTAAATTCGCGCCAGAACCGGCAAGTCCTGTCGTGGACTCCACATCGTTTCCAGGAGTGCATAAAAGATGTAAACCTGTATTATTTACATACTCACCATAATCCAGCACAGCATTTATAGTACTTCGGCCACCTTTGGTCGCCGCACCAGCAGATTTTATCGCGTCTGTAATTAGCCCATCTCTTATATTGCCTGGTGAAGGATTCATATCAAAGCCTGAACCAACAGACTCAGCTTTTTTATTGTAACTTTCCATTAAAGATATAAACCTTTCGGCCTCGTGCTTAGACAAACAACGATCTATTAAATCTTGTTCTACTCCACATAATTCCGGAAATTCAGAAAGAATACTCTTGCCCCCCAAGGCATTGATTCGATCCGAAATCAATCCTATTAGTGGATTTGCAGTAATTCCAGAAAAACCATCAGACCCCCCACATTCCAATCCTATGATTAATTTTGATAATGGGGCTGGCTTACGTATATTTTTGTTGGCAATTTTTAATCCCTCATAAGTAGTTTCAACTACTTCATTTAACATGATCGATTCGCTTTCATAATGCTGCTGTTCAAAATAATAAACTGGCTTAACAGTCTCTATCTGAAGCTCTTTTAATGCCTCTTGTAACATAGATACTTGAGCATGTTGACAACCTAAACTCAGCACAGTAGCTCCTGCAACATTTGGGTTTTTAATATATCCAGCCAAAAGTCTTACTAGGGACTTGGCATCATCTCGAGTTCCTCCACAACCTCCTTCATGAGTTAAAAATTTTATTCCATCAATATTTGGAAACCATCGTTGGGCAGTAAGCTCTCCTTCTGACTCATAACTCTCACTATCTTTACCAGTCATTAAATTTCTCAGCTTTACTTTATGATGATTCTCCTTTTTATATCCTAATTCTGTTTCAAATGCCTCCTTTAGAACAAGTAAATTTCTATTTTGACAAAAAACCAATGGTATAAATATCCAAAAATTAGCAGTTCCAACCTGACCATCATTACGATAGTAACCATCAAAAGTAGCTTCTTTCCATTTAGTAGCTACATCAACAGAATACGAGTAATTCATACCACCAAACTTATAAGGTGCTGCGGAATGTTTTACATTATCTACTGTTAGTAAGCCTCCCTTTTCAATAGCTATCAAGGCTATACCCACTGGAACTCCATACATATATATGGTTGCTCCGGAAGTAATAGTTTCCAAAGCCATTTTATGTTTTACCGG harbors:
- a CDS encoding SDR family NAD(P)-dependent oxidoreductase, which produces MTLFSLENKTAIVTGGASGIGKAISTTFASAGAIVHILEFNTVNGMATVNDIEKSGGQAFFHQCDVSNHTQVKELIASIASKGTIDILVNNAGIAHVGNVENTSESVLDSIYNVNIKGIYNCIHASIPFMKINGGVIINMASIAASVGISDRFAYSMSKGAVSTMTLSVAKDYLSFGIRCNSISPARIHTPFVDGFLQKNYPGREQEMFEKLSKTQPIGRMGTPDEVAFLALYLCSDKATFITGTDFPIDGGFIKLNGN
- a CDS encoding fumarylacetoacetate hydrolase family protein, with product MKLIRFGKPGYEKPGVQLEDGKRIDVSLFGSDYNEQFFESNGLGKLKKWLESNQNDCPVVDENERLGPPVCRPSKLVCVGLNYAKHAAESGMEVPKEPVLFFKATTAIVGPNDDLIIPRNSVKTDWEVELAVVIGEKASYVSKEKAMDYVAGYMLHNDYSEREFQLERYGQWVKGKSCDTFAPLGPFLATKEEIPNPHDLDLWLTVNGELKQNSNTSDFVFDIPTLVSYISEFMTLLPGDIISTGTPFGVGMGLNPQRYLTPGDVVELGITGLGSSKQLAKGFDKIESN
- a CDS encoding amidohydrolase family protein, translating into MIDSHQHFWKYNPSRDTWIDNSMQVLQRDFLPEDLEPLVKSNGVKGCVAVQADQSEEETMFLLDLATQNKFINGVVGWVDLRASNISERLAFFKTNSLFKGVRHIVQVEAPGFLMQNDFLSGMEQLQTFGCTYDLLIYEHQLEEALAFVKKFPNQLFVIDHMAKPKISKGVSTHWKKYMEALASHENVYCKLSGMVTETDFFKWNKEMFYPFLDVVVSEFGTQRIMFGSDWPVCLLSCNYNEMLMPINSYFQEFSLTEKKQIMHTNAVNFYSL
- a CDS encoding UxaA family hydrolase produces the protein MTINKKILQINPKDNVVVALDTLIKGSVVAFNDISIEVMEDIPVKHKMALETITSGATIYMYGVPVGIALIAIEKGGLLTVDNVKHSAAPYKFGGMNYSYSVDVATKWKEATFDGYYRNDGQVGTANFWIFIPLVFCQNRNLLVLKEAFETELGYKKENHHKVKLRNLMTGKDSESYESEGELTAQRWFPNIDGIKFLTHEGGCGGTRDDAKSLVRLLAGYIKNPNVAGATVLSLGCQHAQVSMLQEALKELQIETVKPVYYFEQQHYESESIMLNEVVETTYEGLKIANKNIRKPAPLSKLIIGLECGGSDGFSGITANPLIGLISDRINALGGKSILSEFPELCGVEQDLIDRCLSKHEAERFISLMESYNKKAESVGSGFDMNPSPGNIRDGLITDAIKSAGAATKGGRSTINAVLDYGEYVNNTGLHLLCTPGNDVESTTGLAGSGANLILFSTGLGTPTGNPICPVLKISSNSVLPERMKDIIDFDAGKIISAGISMDTLADQLMNLIIEVSSGRKQTKAASLGQDDFIPWKRGVSL
- a CDS encoding glycoside hydrolase family 95 protein — translated: MDKNSLLLVVVLFFATANAQNSQSKERLWYKEPATKWMEALPVGNGRLGAMIFGQPINERIQLNEDSMWPGGPDWGDSKGTPEDLVYIRQLLKEGQYHKADEEIVTRFSNKGVVRSHQTMGDLYIDFSTKKVANYYRELDIETAVATTSYNSEGYNYTQEVFASAPHNVLIIRYTTTNPKGMDATLRMNRPKDEGFNTVQVSSPAPNQIQMKGMVTQNGGRLNSEAKPLDYGVKFDTRLVVKNNGGIVVSKDGILELKNVNEAVLLLVGSTSFYHGNNYESYNEQLLGQVQELSYNEMLSAHVADYQSLYKRVTLDLGGNEFNKIPTDERLKKIKDGGTDKALSALLFQYGRYLLISSSRPGTNPANLQGIWNEHIRAPWNADYHLNVNLQMNYWPAEVTNLSECHSPLFDYTDRLINRGRITAKDQYGIHRGAVIHHTSDIWAPAWMHAERAYWGAWIHGGGWLAQHYWEHYSYTNDIDFLKNRAWPAMKALAEFYLDWLIYDQDSKTWVSSPETSPENSYMAPDGTPAAVSHGAAMGHQIIGEVFNNTLKAASILKINDDFVQEVKSKLKKIHPGVVLGPDGRILEWTKPVEEPEKGHRHMSQLYALHPGISITQKTSAHFEAAKKTIDYRLQHGGAGTGWSRAWMINFNARLQDAVAAQTNIQKFLEISTADNLFDMHPPFQIDGNFGFTAGVAEMLMQSHEGFIRLLPALPESWDSGEVTGLKARGNIQVSIKWKEHTIERIELVSKEDTKATLVYKDRKKTISLSSNETIILNQYLKELTK